From the genome of Pseudomonas bubulae:
CACGCTGGACCTGTTGCCGCGCGTTCCCCGTGACCGCTTGGTGATTACCGAAAGCGGCATTCTCAACCGGGCGGATGTGGAGTTGATGGAAATCAGCGAAGTGTATTCGTTCCTGGTGGGCGAAGCCTTTATGCGTGCCGAAAACCCGGGCAATGAACTGCAGCGCTTGTTCTTCCCTGAGCGTGCTGTGGCGGTAACCGGTTCGACTCTGGACTGACCCAATCCCCCCCTGTGGGAGCGGGCTTGCTCGCGATAGCATCAGTGCGATTTGCCTGTCAGGCCACGGCGCCTGAATCGCGGGCAAGCCCGCTCCCACAAGGGCTCAGTGTCTGATAAGGAATCCCATGACACCCATTCAGCAACTCACCGTCGAAGCCGGCCTCAAGGCCGAACAGGATTTACTGGCATCTGTGTGTGCCGGTGAGTGCGAGGCGGGTGTGCTGTTCTGGCAGCCCACCGACCGGGCGCTGGTCATGCCACGGCGCTTGAGTCGCCTGCCCGGTTTTGAGCAGGCCAGTGTCGAACTGGCTGCCAGTGGCTGGCCAATCCTGCTGCGTGAAACCGGTGGCGAACCCGTTCCGCAATCGGCATCGACCGTCAATATTGCCCTGGTTTACGCACCTTTACCCAGTGAAGGCGATCATGGGCGTATCGAAACGGCTTATCGCCGTTTGTGCGAGCCCATCTGTGATTTGTTGACGCAATTGGGTGGGGAGGCGTCTTTGGGGGAGGTTGAAGGCGCGTTTTGTGATGGTCGCTTCAACGTCAATCTCAATGCCCGAAAACTGGTAGGCACCGCCCAGCGCTGGCGCCAGAGCAAAGGCGGGCAGCGCCCTGTCGGTCTTGTGCACGGTGCCTTGCTGGTGGATAACGAACGTGAGTCGATGGTGGCTGCAGTCAATCGATTCAATCGGTTATGCGATCTGGAGCAACATTGCATGGCCGACAGCCATATTGCGCTGCACGAGGCCTTTGCCGCTCCGGATTTCTTTGAGCGCTTGAGTGCCAGTTATCAACAGCTCCTGGCGCCCTTGCTCAAGGTTTAGCGCGTACCGAACACCACCATGGTCTTGCCTTTGACGCTTACCAGGTTCTGTTCTTCCAGGCTTTTGAGTACGCGTCCTACCATCTCTCGCGAACAGCCGACAATCCTGCCGATTTCCTGCCGAGTGATCTTGATTTGCATGCCATCGGGATGGGTCATGGCGTCCGGTTGCTTGCACAGTTCCAGCAGGCAGCGAGCCACTCTTCCGGTGACATCAAAGAACGCAAGAT
Proteins encoded in this window:
- a CDS encoding lipoyl protein ligase domain-containing protein gives rise to the protein MTPIQQLTVEAGLKAEQDLLASVCAGECEAGVLFWQPTDRALVMPRRLSRLPGFEQASVELAASGWPILLRETGGEPVPQSASTVNIALVYAPLPSEGDHGRIETAYRRLCEPICDLLTQLGGEASLGEVEGAFCDGRFNVNLNARKLVGTAQRWRQSKGGQRPVGLVHGALLVDNERESMVAAVNRFNRLCDLEQHCMADSHIALHEAFAAPDFFERLSASYQQLLAPLLKV